The Cannabis sativa cultivar Pink pepper isolate KNU-18-1 chromosome 8, ASM2916894v1, whole genome shotgun sequence genomic interval ttttcgaTATACCTCCCTATGTAAGGCATTATGAACTAATTGAGACTGAAAACCAACAGGATGGCTATCCAAAAAATAACCAAAACAAGTATCACGAAACAACTTACGTTGATCTTTAGTCAACTTGGAATTAATATTTTTGACAACAATGTTATCCTAATTAGGGAATAACATCACTTTTCCCTGAATCTTTTCACCAGGCTTGAAATATAAATCCCATtcctgtaaaaaaaaatgatatacaaaGAAATCCACacattaaactaaaaataagcatcAATAAACAACTTCACAGGATACAATAATCATTTAAATTTGTAAACCAATACTTTCCActgtaaacaaaaaaaaaatacacatcaaTACctaaaaaactataataaaccataaacatacaaaaataaaccAGTAAGCTTAAACATAAACCTAAATAaacaaaatcgaaaaaaaattaacaaataaactaaaaaatcaataacaataacctaaaaataaataatcaaaccctataataaacaaaaacagaaaatataTTTCTAAGCCAAAACTTTCCATagtaaacaagaaaaatacccatcaaaaatctaaaacccaaaaataaacCATAACCATAcagaaataaaacaaaataaacttaaacataacctaaataaacaaaatcgaaacaaattaacaaataaaccaaaaaaacacataaacagtaacctaaaaacaaataatcaaaccTATAATCAACAAAATAGATTACAAACatcatgaaaaataacaaaataaaaacaacacccAGAAACCCACAAATAAAAACCGACTAcaatataaaccaaaaaaaatattacaaacaaacatcaaaaacatttaaaaacataaaacaataaactataaaatctaaaaataaattaaaccccTAAAAATCGTAAACCcaatacaaccaaataaaaaattaaaaatcataaaaatacctTCAAATCATTACGAACTTCAACCTCCAAGTCTTCACTATCATAATCCTCAGGCAAATCTTCAGCAACTTGCTTCATCTTTTTCACATTTCGAACATCTTCTTTCTTCACTTTATCAAcaactctttttctcttttgcaATGCCGAGCCACGGCTACCATCCGATGATCCACCAGAACCACCAGAACGATCAGAATCATCACGATCTCCATCATCAGAGACATTTTCCATTTTCTTCTTATCAGCAGCTACCTTTACAGAATGCGAAGGAGAAATTGAGGAACGAGTTTTAACCATTTTTTAGGTTTACAGATGATAATAACAAGGCAATAAACGAAAATGATGCACTCAAACTCTCTTgctaatacaaaaataaaccaCCCCAAGAAGAAGAAACCCTAACCCCTATACTCTGTATAAAACGAAAACAGAGAAAAGAAAAGCTCaaaatgaatatttataaaACAAACTTACTTTCCTTTTATACAAACActtaaaaaaccataaaaatggtaaaatagaatataaaaataaaaaaaaatgattacaaTCCTCTAAAACCGTCCATAATTTGAATTACACATGCAAAAAAAGTGGCGCGTGAACAGTTGAACACTGCAACATGGAAGACGTGCAGGACGTGATGTGATGACGTCATCACCCATCACACGTCCCATccagttatttaaaaaaaaaaaattgaattaaattgaTAACGGTATAAAAAACGGTACATTATCATATATAAATGACAgcaccatatttttgtaaaaagaatGCAATTAAAGTACTGGAATGTAAATtttcctattatttatttacacatatttttgcatttttcaatttttgcaaaatatttaaaatatttaaaattaattttcaacaattaaATCAATatgtatatctatatataaatataaaagaaaacacTAAAGGAAAGGAACAAGAAGAGTTTATGTgtcattttataaatttttcttcatatttttcctAATActtactaaaaaattatatacaactacaaagtataaataatgataaaatagatcTAATTATGATTAGATTAATGAatatataatcaattttttttgtagtaattactaataatatcttataataattaaatgaattaataagaaaattaaagtgataaaataggaatttaaaaattattttatttaaatttaaaaataattagaaaataacaaacgatcatgatttataatatttttactcATTTAGTAAAAGTATTTGCAACTATTTATTAGAATataaatttatgaaataatttcaaaaaactaattataaaataaattatatattttttaataattataacaataatatttgtcacaaaatttttacttttttatatattttaaaatagcaaatt includes:
- the LOC133030038 gene encoding two-component response regulator ARR18-like; its protein translation is MVKTRSSISPSHSVKVAADKKKMENVSDDGDRDDSDRSGGSGGSSDGSRGSALQKRKRVVDKVKKEDVRNVKKMKQVAEDLPEDYDSEDLEVEVRNDLKEWDLYFKPGEKIQGKVMLFPN